In Coleofasciculus chthonoplastes PCC 7420, one genomic interval encodes:
- a CDS encoding HNH endonuclease: protein MSAYIPVELQRQVRTHFRHCCAYCRTAEALTVVIFEFEHIIPRSVGGDTIFENLCLSCPTCNRYKATLQTGLDPTTQQTVPLFHPHRQVWEKHFTWSKDATELIGLTPVGRATITTLKMNRPQLIRVRRMWVKLGEHPPKFE from the coding sequence GTGAGCGCATATATTCCTGTTGAGTTACAGCGACAAGTTCGCACCCATTTTAGACATTGCTGTGCCTATTGCCGCACGGCTGAAGCACTGACGGTTGTAATTTTTGAATTTGAACACATTATCCCTCGCTCAGTTGGTGGAGATACAATTTTTGAGAATCTGTGCCTTTCTTGTCCTACCTGTAATCGCTACAAAGCCACTCTTCAAACCGGATTAGACCCCACTACCCAGCAGACGGTTCCTCTGTTTCATCCCCATCGCCAAGTGTGGGAGAAGCATTTTACCTGGAGTAAGGATGCGACAGAGTTAATCGGGTTGACACCTGTTGGTCGAGCAACGATCACTACCCTCAAGATGAATCGTCCCCAGTTGATTCGCGTGCGTCGGATGTGGGTCAAGCTAGGGGAACATCCACCAAAATTTGAGTGA
- a CDS encoding toxin-antitoxin system HicB family antitoxin: MDYYLNLQYSVTLYPDPEGGYVAQIKDLSGCLIQGETLDETIANINEARELWIETAYEAGDEIPLPSTDDTYSGKLLLRMPKSLHRRLAEKADRENVSLNQYIVSVLSQG, from the coding sequence TTGGACTATTATTTGAATCTTCAGTATTCAGTAACACTTTATCCCGATCCAGAGGGGGGATATGTAGCTCAGATTAAAGATTTGTCTGGATGTCTGATTCAAGGTGAAACGTTGGATGAGACGATCGCAAACATAAATGAGGCGCGGGAGTTGTGGATTGAGACAGCTTATGAAGCTGGAGATGAGATTCCTTTACCCAGTACGGATGATACTTACAGTGGAAAGCTACTCCTGCGGATGCCGAAATCGTTGCATCGTCGTTTAGCTGAGAAAGCGGACAGGGAAAATGTGAGCCTCAATCAGTACATTGTGTCTGTGTTGAGTCAAGGATGA
- a CDS encoding type II toxin-antitoxin system Phd/YefM family antitoxin, whose protein sequence is MSRAINATEVGNHIGELIQQVVEQQQPLIIESEGKPQVVMLSIAEYERLLSANRVEVGQTPLGRKLWQIRQQILATGEPLLDWDEVNREVAERRGENSQNI, encoded by the coding sequence ATGTCACGAGCAATTAACGCCACAGAAGTCGGTAACCACATTGGTGAATTAATCCAGCAGGTTGTTGAACAGCAACAGCCTTTGATTATCGAATCTGAGGGGAAGCCTCAGGTTGTCATGCTTTCCATCGCTGAATACGAGCGTTTGCTCTCAGCTAACCGAGTAGAAGTAGGACAAACACCTTTAGGAAGAAAACTTTGGCAAATTCGTCAGCAGATTCTTGCCACAGGTGAACCCCTTTTAGATTGGGATGAAGTCAATCGAGAAGTGGCTGAACGTCGAGGTGAAAACAGCCAAAACATTTAA